A window of Sphingobacterium sp. SRCM116780 contains these coding sequences:
- a CDS encoding sensor histidine kinase encodes MARKKKIRILYFSSFRSNNYIQRLVREIIDSGTLQIEIAVQSSKDLDNLKSQSFGALLKNIDLVLSDLSGISSSDFFEIGIARAVGKPIVFISKDSDFEDLPLAIKQSYFLTYTRPEELKTQLLQFLIEFAEKPERFSPRNIIGHQIDAPVDVDIEKIGPRDFENLCFELLAQLGYKKLEWQFKEDFIDAITSIKKRDPDGFEYEEFWLIAFSGIIQNQKMLDIALHDPEFFLEHIHNNLYNEEINRRLRYNTYSPITLLIVLPEKNKYAQRLIKEFHEREFRHSRRGRYNSLRIRFWDQDTITKLVQNNSSLARKYFSSDSLTRSGVRLSYEELYNQNTIINEELTKKNAMLLAERQKIETLERDAAWKLLSFTAAHRLGNPMDAIDSELSNLRKALSVGRTDMLQDIIKSMEIPVERAKSIVSEFRNLSIAQEIKTERINYEKLREILVYCAKKAVDNGVKIDYDLAITPDIQVDVKKITDCFQEIVNNSLHFIKEENKSIEISTHLCAQTELPEDLDKTKSYIKISFSDHGCGIPLDRKKSIFIPFERSYIHGTGLGLAFCENAIEAHGGKIQEVGKPGEGAIFEIFLPLK; translated from the coding sequence ATGGCAAGAAAAAAAAAGATCAGAATACTCTATTTTTCATCCTTTAGATCTAACAATTATATTCAAAGGCTTGTTAGAGAAATAATAGATAGCGGAACTCTACAAATCGAGATAGCTGTTCAGTCATCCAAAGATTTAGATAATCTGAAATCACAATCATTTGGAGCTCTATTGAAAAATATTGATTTGGTTTTGTCTGATCTTTCAGGTATTTCTTCCTCTGATTTTTTTGAGATCGGCATTGCAAGAGCGGTGGGTAAACCGATTGTGTTCATTTCTAAAGACTCAGATTTCGAAGATTTACCATTAGCAATAAAACAGAGCTATTTCTTGACTTATACCCGTCCTGAAGAATTAAAAACACAGTTACTGCAATTTTTAATTGAATTTGCTGAAAAACCAGAACGTTTTTCACCGAGAAATATAATTGGCCATCAAATTGATGCTCCAGTTGATGTTGACATTGAAAAAATTGGTCCAAGAGACTTCGAAAATCTTTGTTTTGAATTATTAGCACAATTGGGATATAAAAAACTCGAATGGCAATTTAAAGAGGATTTCATTGATGCAATAACCTCAATTAAAAAACGTGATCCAGACGGCTTTGAATATGAAGAGTTTTGGCTAATTGCATTTTCAGGAATAATACAAAATCAAAAGATGCTCGATATTGCATTGCATGATCCTGAATTCTTTCTTGAGCATATCCATAACAATCTATACAATGAAGAAATAAATAGACGTTTACGATACAATACCTACAGTCCCATAACTTTATTGATAGTTCTGCCCGAAAAAAACAAGTATGCTCAAAGGTTGATTAAGGAATTTCATGAACGAGAATTCAGACATTCTCGAAGAGGTAGATACAATTCGTTGAGAATTCGATTTTGGGACCAGGATACTATTACAAAGCTAGTTCAAAATAATTCATCCTTGGCTCGAAAATATTTTTCATCAGATTCTTTGACTCGTTCTGGTGTTAGGCTTTCCTATGAGGAGCTTTATAACCAAAATACGATTATAAACGAAGAATTAACAAAGAAAAATGCGATGCTTCTTGCAGAGAGACAAAAAATTGAAACACTAGAAAGAGACGCAGCATGGAAATTATTATCGTTTACAGCAGCACATAGGTTAGGTAATCCTATGGATGCCATAGATTCCGAATTGTCAAATCTGCGAAAAGCCCTGTCCGTAGGAAGAACTGACATGCTGCAGGACATCATCAAAAGTATGGAAATCCCAGTAGAGAGAGCAAAGTCTATTGTTTCGGAATTTAGAAACCTGTCGATCGCCCAAGAGATAAAGACAGAAAGAATAAACTATGAAAAGCTAAGAGAAATTCTGGTTTATTGTGCGAAAAAAGCGGTCGATAATGGCGTTAAGATTGACTATGATTTAGCTATTACTCCTGATATTCAGGTCGATGTCAAAAAGATAACTGATTGTTTCCAAGAAATTGTGAATAATTCGTTGCACTTCATTAAGGAAGAAAACAAATCTATCGAAATCTCAACTCATCTTTGCGCACAAACCGAATTACCTGAAGACCTTGACAAAACAAAAAGCTACATAAAAATATCCTTTTCAGATCACGGTTGTGGTATTCCATTAGATCGGAAAAAATCAATTTTTATACCCTTTGAGAGAAGCTATATACATGGAACTGGATTAGGATTAGCTTTCTGCGAAAATGCAATAGAGGCGCATGGAGGCAAAATTCAAGAGGTTGGAAAACCTGGCGAAGGAGCTATATTCGAAATTTTTCTTCCTTTAAAATAA
- a CDS encoding adenylate/guanylate cyclase domain-containing response regulator, with product MAKILIVDDEKPNADAYKRALELDSSLYDIKTAANENEAEELISNEDFDVIITDLAMIDDQSGMRVLSCSKEKQPLTMVIMVTAYADKMDRYAAFENGAFDCIAKSTPGLKTTDEIIAKTKTALFFREMIENQIESQKKVTVLKRYFDPKVFTQLENNADVLTLKSRTITIVFWDIRGFSKACEILKAFPEAIAKFLKDYFDLASKIIFQHGGVLDKFIGDGIMALFGSLKERDSIEDASSAAKAAIDLKLQFEVLLEQWIKEWNLYTPEIIKIGLGCGMHTGECLVGSVGTEIRDQYTALGSAVNLAARIESRTQDKQILVSSTSHARLVKYFNFVDAGIINDIKNIPGDFQIYELIEEIK from the coding sequence ATGGCAAAAATATTAATAGTAGATGACGAGAAGCCAAATGCAGATGCATATAAAAGAGCATTAGAGTTAGACTCTTCTTTATATGATATTAAAACGGCAGCAAACGAAAATGAGGCAGAAGAACTGATCTCAAACGAGGATTTTGATGTTATTATTACTGACCTTGCTATGATTGATGATCAAAGTGGGATGCGGGTGTTGAGTTGTTCAAAAGAAAAGCAACCTCTTACAATGGTCATAATGGTAACTGCTTATGCTGATAAAATGGATCGTTATGCGGCGTTTGAAAATGGTGCATTTGATTGCATTGCAAAATCAACTCCGGGTTTAAAAACAACCGACGAAATAATTGCAAAGACAAAAACAGCCTTGTTTTTTCGCGAGATGATTGAAAATCAAATCGAATCGCAGAAAAAAGTAACTGTATTAAAAAGATACTTTGACCCAAAAGTTTTTACGCAGTTAGAAAATAATGCTGATGTTCTTACATTAAAAAGTAGAACAATAACGATTGTTTTTTGGGATATAAGAGGCTTTTCAAAGGCATGTGAAATACTAAAAGCATTTCCCGAGGCCATTGCTAAATTTTTAAAAGACTATTTTGACCTCGCTTCTAAAATCATTTTTCAACATGGTGGTGTTTTAGATAAATTTATTGGTGATGGAATAATGGCTCTTTTTGGTTCATTAAAAGAGAGAGATTCTATTGAGGATGCCTCGTCCGCAGCCAAAGCAGCGATTGATTTGAAATTACAATTTGAGGTTTTGCTTGAGCAATGGATCAAAGAGTGGAATCTTTACACACCTGAAATCATAAAAATTGGTCTCGGATGTGGTATGCACACTGGAGAGTGTTTGGTTGGAAGTGTTGGCACTGAAATAAGAGATCAATACACTGCATTAGGGTCTGCTGTAAATCTAGCTGCGCGAATCGAATCAAGAACTCAGGACAAGCAAATTTTAGTATCATCAACATCGCATGCAAGACTTGTGAAATATTTCAATTTTGTGGATGCTGGTATTATTAATGATATAAAAAACATTCCAGGAGATTTTCAGATTTATGAACTAATCGAAGAAATAAAATAA
- a CDS encoding toxin-antitoxin system YwqK family antitoxin: MIKIMTLSLFLFFYNFAFSQTDHKLFFENGKIKEYGKVDKKGDKIDEWREYYDNDQLFCIGKYKDSEATDEWKYYYETGTLAKIGKYKNGIAIGEWKSFHKNGSIESIGYYKSGKKFGQWQYYFENEDYPNETIKANGLLKEIGVYDNDNRDGEWKFYHKSGNLYAIIQYENDHIKDGEYKIFHSNGKIEGVGKFKNGILTGLWKHYDEEGNFIKSEKH, encoded by the coding sequence ATGATAAAAATAATGACTCTTTCCCTTTTTCTTTTTTTTTACAACTTTGCTTTTTCACAGACCGATCATAAATTATTTTTTGAAAACGGTAAAATAAAGGAGTATGGGAAGGTTGATAAAAAAGGAGATAAAATCGATGAGTGGAGAGAATATTATGATAATGACCAATTATTTTGCATTGGAAAATATAAAGATAGTGAAGCAACTGACGAATGGAAATACTACTATGAAACGGGCACCTTGGCCAAAATTGGTAAATATAAAAATGGAATTGCTATTGGAGAATGGAAATCTTTTCATAAGAATGGTTCTATAGAAAGTATAGGGTATTATAAATCTGGAAAGAAATTCGGGCAGTGGCAGTATTATTTTGAAAATGAAGACTATCCCAATGAAACTATTAAAGCAAATGGGTTATTAAAAGAAATTGGAGTTTATGACAATGATAATCGGGATGGAGAATGGAAATTCTATCATAAGAGTGGAAATCTTTATGCGATTATACAGTATGAAAATGATCATATCAAAGATGGTGAATATAAAATTTTTCATAGCAATGGTAAAATAGAAGGTGTTGGAAAATTTAAGAATGGTATCCTAACAGGATTATGGAAACATTATGATGAAGAGGGGAATTTTATAAAAAGTGAGAAACACTAA
- a CDS encoding GH92 family glycosyl hydrolase: protein MTYKPILLFFLLNLSFVCNGKAEHIIWQLGENNNNAREFSLAPNEYKRFLEKDFGYEDRYFLLGHSQINQDFPYVLPGPSDSWGGTGPTSGWRTHDVNVLFGLGKVAKNKKWKLVLDLVDNHKQQTVVKLSINNKSKTFRLSNNGSEESLTGNTSNAKESILELELTSADLKEGGNTVSISVLEGSWIIFDQLKLEGPDGTKLLEHDQVFIRQVSTADYEIQQHDKRYQPLLLDVEHLEKNPELSVLLDDKEIFSSKLDTGRYIFEALMPAVSKDRKSKYKVLVNGKVEQEGIVWRSKKRQQTLANYVDTKTGTAHSRWMIAPGPWMPFSMVKISPDNQNAGWQAGYQPTFESVGTFSHIHEWTMGGLGLMPVNGPLKTKIGDEKDNSKSGYRSAIDKSTERAQIGKYEVLLTDYNIKAEMTATTRASFSRYTFPKDKDGRVMIDMHINAEYDYQLLDVKINKVSDYRIEGSSHQLSPRPHVWSNDADQNYVVNFVIEFDQPIKNVGGWVNNDVKQGISTISGKNLKDAGMFVEFETSDHAVVQARTGISMVSIENAAENLKKEITDPFGWNFENVEANQIAVWNGYLDRIKIQSNDRNEKIRFYNNMYRSICSRNTWSDINGDWVGPDNTKHTLQNPEHRALGCDAFWNTFWNLNQFWNLVIPEWSSRWVNSQLAMYDANGWLAKGPAGMKYIPVMVAEHEIPLIVSAYQMGIRDFDSEKAFEAANKMQTTPAQPVAGGFAGNRDLKAYLKYGYVPTDKGRFSNTLEYAYDDWTVSQFAKSLGKDKAYAIYSDRGNWWKNAMDRETGYARLKNSEGKFETPFDPFRSGKNEHYVEGNAWQLTYFVPQDVKGLADYIGKDKFLERLEWGFKVSEPWRYNAPNDQYWDFPVVQGNQQSMHFAFLFNWVGKPWLTQKWSRSIVDRYYGSGQANAYLGDEDQGQMSAWFIMASLGLFQTDGGASVDPIYEIGSPMFENIEIDLGNRYNRGGKFVINAKNASRKNVYVQQATLNGTPLKSFKFSAKELLKGGNLVLEMGATPNMNWGVE, encoded by the coding sequence ATGACTTATAAACCGATTTTACTCTTTTTCTTGCTCAACTTGTCTTTTGTCTGCAATGGTAAAGCAGAACACATTATCTGGCAATTAGGTGAAAATAACAACAATGCTAGAGAATTTTCCTTAGCTCCAAACGAGTATAAACGCTTTTTGGAAAAAGATTTTGGTTATGAAGATCGCTATTTCCTATTGGGTCATTCTCAAATCAACCAAGATTTTCCCTATGTACTACCTGGGCCATCGGATTCTTGGGGTGGTACTGGACCAACATCAGGTTGGCGTACACACGATGTTAATGTACTTTTTGGACTTGGCAAGGTAGCCAAAAATAAAAAATGGAAGCTAGTATTAGACTTGGTAGATAATCATAAGCAACAAACTGTGGTTAAATTGTCCATAAATAATAAAAGTAAGACATTTAGATTATCCAATAACGGGTCAGAAGAATCTTTAACTGGAAACACTTCTAATGCCAAGGAATCCATATTGGAATTGGAATTAACCAGCGCCGATCTTAAAGAAGGAGGCAATACAGTGAGTATCTCTGTACTAGAGGGATCTTGGATTATATTCGATCAATTAAAGCTAGAAGGACCAGATGGAACAAAATTGCTTGAGCATGATCAGGTTTTCATCCGTCAGGTGTCAACAGCTGATTATGAAATACAACAACATGATAAAAGATATCAACCCCTACTATTGGATGTTGAACATCTGGAAAAGAATCCTGAATTAAGTGTACTTCTGGATGACAAAGAGATTTTCAGTTCTAAACTGGACACAGGACGCTATATTTTTGAGGCTTTGATGCCTGCAGTATCAAAGGATAGAAAAAGCAAATATAAAGTTCTGGTTAATGGTAAAGTCGAACAGGAAGGCATTGTCTGGAGAAGTAAAAAGAGACAACAAACTTTGGCCAACTATGTAGATACCAAAACTGGTACAGCTCACTCCCGCTGGATGATTGCCCCTGGTCCTTGGATGCCTTTTAGTATGGTAAAAATTAGTCCTGATAACCAAAATGCGGGTTGGCAAGCAGGATATCAACCTACTTTTGAATCGGTAGGTACATTTAGCCATATTCACGAATGGACGATGGGAGGACTTGGATTAATGCCAGTAAATGGACCTCTAAAAACTAAAATCGGTGATGAAAAAGACAACAGTAAGTCTGGATATAGATCGGCGATTGACAAGTCTACCGAGCGTGCGCAGATCGGTAAATATGAGGTCTTACTAACTGATTATAATATTAAAGCAGAGATGACTGCTACAACGAGGGCTAGCTTTTCTCGCTATACCTTTCCAAAAGATAAAGATGGTAGAGTAATGATCGATATGCACATCAATGCGGAATACGACTATCAGCTACTCGATGTTAAAATAAATAAAGTCAGTGACTATCGTATTGAAGGCAGTAGTCATCAGCTATCTCCCCGACCTCATGTGTGGAGCAATGATGCGGATCAAAACTATGTGGTGAATTTTGTCATTGAGTTCGACCAGCCTATCAAAAATGTAGGAGGATGGGTTAATAATGATGTAAAACAAGGTATATCGACCATCAGCGGTAAAAATCTTAAAGATGCCGGAATGTTTGTTGAGTTCGAAACCTCGGATCATGCTGTCGTACAAGCGCGAACAGGAATATCTATGGTATCGATTGAAAACGCCGCTGAAAATTTAAAAAAGGAAATTACAGACCCATTTGGATGGAACTTTGAAAATGTTGAAGCAAATCAAATAGCTGTTTGGAATGGTTACTTAGACCGCATCAAGATACAGAGCAACGATAGAAATGAAAAAATAAGATTCTACAACAACATGTATCGATCGATCTGTAGTAGAAACACTTGGAGCGATATTAATGGAGACTGGGTTGGACCTGATAATACGAAGCATACGTTACAAAATCCTGAACATCGGGCATTAGGTTGTGACGCCTTTTGGAATACGTTTTGGAACTTAAATCAATTTTGGAATCTGGTAATACCTGAGTGGTCGTCACGTTGGGTCAATTCCCAATTGGCGATGTATGACGCAAACGGTTGGCTGGCTAAAGGCCCTGCTGGAATGAAATATATTCCAGTTATGGTAGCGGAACATGAAATACCATTGATTGTAAGTGCTTATCAAATGGGGATCCGTGACTTTGATAGCGAGAAGGCTTTTGAAGCAGCAAATAAGATGCAAACGACTCCTGCGCAACCGGTAGCAGGTGGATTTGCTGGTAACAGGGATTTAAAAGCGTACCTAAAATATGGATATGTACCTACAGATAAGGGAAGGTTTTCTAATACGTTAGAATATGCTTACGATGATTGGACAGTATCTCAATTCGCAAAATCTCTAGGTAAAGACAAAGCGTATGCCATCTATAGTGATCGCGGAAATTGGTGGAAGAATGCCATGGATAGGGAAACGGGCTATGCACGACTTAAAAATAGCGAAGGAAAGTTTGAAACACCTTTTGATCCTTTCCGCTCTGGTAAAAACGAACACTATGTGGAGGGAAATGCTTGGCAGCTGACTTACTTCGTACCTCAGGATGTCAAGGGATTGGCTGATTATATTGGAAAAGATAAATTTTTAGAACGTTTGGAGTGGGGATTTAAAGTAAGTGAACCTTGGCGATATAATGCCCCTAACGATCAATATTGGGATTTTCCAGTCGTACAGGGTAATCAACAATCGATGCATTTTGCATTTCTTTTCAACTGGGTTGGCAAACCATGGCTTACACAAAAGTGGTCGCGTTCTATCGTAGATCGTTACTATGGTAGTGGTCAAGCGAATGCCTATCTTGGAGATGAAGATCAAGGTCAAATGAGTGCTTGGTTTATCATGGCTTCATTAGGTTTATTTCAGACTGATGGTGGAGCTAGTGTAGACCCTATTTACGAAATCGGTAGCCCTATGTTTGAAAATATTGAAATCGATCTCGGTAACAGATACAATAGAGGTGGAAAATTCGTCATCAACGCAAAAAATGCATCCCGTAAAAATGTGTATGTACAACAGGCAACCTTAAACGGCACCCCTCTTAAGAGCTTTAAATTCTCAGCAAAGGAACTACTCAAAGGAGGGAATCTTGTGTTGGAAATGGGCGCAACACCGAACATGAATTGGGGTGTAGAATAG
- a CDS encoding GH92 family glycosyl hydrolase, with protein sequence MKKKLLSILFLTIGLSGFSIQNSSAQNWTTYVKTDIGTAHSRWFHFAPASVPFGMAKAGPSTNGHYGNAGGWQAVGYDPHHNSIEGFPNFHEFQIGGIVFAPTTGELVTYPGKLETPDDGYRSLFDKKDEVSQPGYYAVYLKKHQVRAELTATKRVAFHRYTFPRSKQSHILFDIGNRQGESGPVLNAHVEYDGNYRIEGYVITNPVYVDIYQKGADVKMYFSAVIDKKPSSWGTFKGKVKNQGKSTEDGVGAGLYLTFNTDDQEMISVKAGLSYTSVENARKNLSQEADGISFDQAKTLASQEWNGMLGRIQVEGGKHDDKIKFYTGLYHALLGRGLASDCNGAYPKNDGSIGYIPTDRNNVPKHQHYNTDAIWGAFWNLTQLWSLVYPEYYNDWINSQLLVYKDAGWLGDGIAASRYVSGVGTNFTSLAIAAAHNVGIRDFDVPLAYQAALKNELDGNNRLAGAGKLDVTQFVNKGYSPYSEKLRMQTTSEGSGFAASHTLEYAFSSYAVANFAKTLGKKDDYRKLKKLANGWRFLYDDHLDLIRPKDSNGVFIDQFKPQEPWRGFQEGNAIQYTFYVPHHIEQLINRMGKKKFVNRLDSIMLLSEADYFGGGTTLDAFSGLQAVYNHGNQPNLHASWLFNFAGRPDLTQKWVRAICDKFYGVSDVHGYGFGQDEDQGQLGAWYVMAAMGIFDVKGLTAETPTFQFSTPLFNKISITLNPDYYSGKKIDILTEKKSDDAIYIQSTYFNNKRVKGIEIRFDDLVKGGELKFITKK encoded by the coding sequence ATGAAAAAGAAATTGCTTTCTATATTATTTCTAACGATTGGATTATCAGGATTTTCCATTCAAAATTCTTCTGCACAAAATTGGACAACCTATGTAAAGACAGATATAGGGACTGCACACTCGAGGTGGTTTCACTTTGCACCAGCATCTGTTCCTTTTGGAATGGCAAAAGCAGGTCCTTCTACCAATGGACACTATGGAAATGCTGGAGGTTGGCAGGCTGTGGGGTATGATCCTCATCACAATTCTATAGAGGGTTTTCCAAATTTTCATGAATTTCAAATCGGCGGCATAGTGTTCGCTCCTACTACTGGCGAATTGGTAACATATCCAGGAAAACTGGAAACACCAGATGATGGATATCGATCTTTATTTGACAAGAAGGACGAAGTGTCTCAACCAGGTTATTATGCGGTGTACTTGAAAAAACATCAAGTAAGGGCTGAATTGACAGCAACTAAACGGGTAGCTTTCCATCGCTACACTTTTCCACGATCTAAACAATCGCATATTCTATTTGATATTGGAAATAGACAGGGAGAAAGCGGCCCTGTACTAAACGCTCATGTCGAGTATGATGGCAATTACAGAATCGAAGGGTATGTGATCACGAATCCTGTTTATGTGGATATTTATCAAAAAGGAGCAGATGTAAAGATGTATTTTTCTGCTGTGATCGATAAAAAACCGAGCTCATGGGGAACCTTTAAAGGGAAAGTTAAAAATCAGGGAAAGTCTACTGAAGATGGTGTGGGAGCCGGTTTATACCTAACTTTCAATACAGACGATCAAGAAATGATATCGGTCAAAGCAGGTTTATCGTATACTTCGGTAGAAAATGCCCGAAAAAACTTAAGTCAGGAAGCTGATGGAATTTCTTTCGATCAGGCTAAAACCCTCGCTTCGCAAGAATGGAATGGTATGCTCGGACGTATACAGGTAGAGGGTGGCAAACATGATGACAAGATAAAATTTTATACCGGGCTTTATCACGCGCTATTAGGGCGAGGTCTGGCGAGTGATTGTAATGGTGCATATCCAAAAAATGATGGTAGTATCGGCTATATTCCTACGGACAGGAACAATGTTCCTAAACACCAACATTATAATACGGACGCTATATGGGGAGCGTTCTGGAACCTGACACAATTATGGTCTTTGGTATATCCTGAATACTATAATGACTGGATCAACAGTCAGCTCCTTGTATACAAGGATGCGGGATGGCTTGGTGATGGGATTGCAGCGAGCAGATATGTATCTGGTGTAGGTACAAATTTTACTAGCCTGGCAATTGCTGCGGCTCATAATGTTGGGATTAGAGATTTTGATGTTCCATTAGCGTATCAGGCAGCCTTAAAAAATGAGTTGGACGGTAATAATCGTCTAGCGGGAGCAGGTAAACTTGATGTTACCCAATTCGTAAATAAAGGATACTCTCCTTATTCAGAAAAGCTTCGTATGCAAACGACATCAGAAGGATCAGGATTTGCGGCTTCTCACACATTAGAATATGCGTTCAGCAGCTATGCGGTTGCTAATTTTGCAAAGACGTTAGGCAAAAAAGATGATTATAGAAAGTTAAAAAAACTGGCTAATGGATGGCGCTTTCTTTATGATGATCATTTGGACTTGATCCGACCAAAAGATAGTAACGGGGTATTTATCGATCAATTTAAACCCCAGGAACCGTGGCGAGGATTTCAAGAAGGGAACGCTATACAATATACCTTTTATGTGCCCCATCATATTGAGCAATTGATCAATAGAATGGGTAAAAAGAAATTTGTAAATCGCTTAGATAGTATTATGCTTTTATCTGAAGCGGACTATTTTGGAGGAGGCACTACACTCGATGCCTTCTCAGGGCTTCAAGCAGTTTATAATCATGGAAATCAGCCAAATCTACATGCATCCTGGCTTTTTAACTTTGCAGGTAGACCTGACTTAACCCAAAAATGGGTTAGAGCTATATGTGACAAATTCTATGGTGTATCCGATGTACATGGTTATGGATTCGGTCAAGATGAAGATCAAGGCCAATTGGGTGCCTGGTATGTCATGGCTGCAATGGGTATTTTTGATGTTAAAGGACTGACAGCAGAAACACCTACATTTCAATTTAGCACCCCTTTGTTCAATAAA